A single genomic interval of Vibrio maritimus harbors:
- the ccoN gene encoding cytochrome-c oxidase, cbb3-type subunit I encodes MDITATQYDTKVVRYFILASFVWAIAGMVIGVILAAQLYWPALNFDSQYFQFGRLRPLHTSGVIYGFVVNILMGTSLYIVQRTCQCVLFNKSLSWMVFWGWQLVLLLALISLPLGYTTSKEYAELEWPIDLLIVLVWVLYGVLFFGTIAKRKVQHIFVANWFFAAFIIVIAMIFIVNNLAMPASLMKSYSVFAGAQDAIVQWWWGHNAVGFLLTAGVIGMNYYFIPKVADRPIYSYRLSIIHFWGLVGFYTWAGTHHLIYSSVPVWVQNIGIVMSLILWLPSWAGAFNSAMTLLQNKQKLKTDYIMLFFFSAILYYCLATFEGPLLAIRWFNMIAHNSEWVIGHVHSGALGWVGMSGIAVFYFFIPRLWGKTELWSPRLIKWHFWLAHAGVALYAIALWVAGIGEGVMWLAQGENGELQYSFVEAMNFKAPWLFLRFFGGALFVLGLFLMAINLYKTVRAPAALVTKEA; translated from the coding sequence ATGGACATCACGGCGACTCAATACGACACAAAAGTAGTTCGTTATTTCATTCTGGCCTCGTTCGTCTGGGCTATTGCCGGAATGGTTATTGGCGTCATTCTGGCGGCGCAGTTGTATTGGCCAGCCTTAAACTTCGACTCTCAGTATTTTCAGTTTGGGCGGCTTAGACCCTTGCACACCTCTGGCGTCATTTACGGTTTTGTCGTCAACATCTTGATGGGGACATCCCTCTACATCGTCCAGCGAACCTGTCAGTGCGTCCTGTTCAATAAAAGCTTATCTTGGATGGTGTTTTGGGGTTGGCAACTCGTTCTGCTTCTTGCACTGATATCCTTGCCTCTCGGCTATACCACGTCTAAAGAGTATGCCGAACTAGAATGGCCGATTGATCTCTTAATCGTGCTGGTTTGGGTGCTGTACGGTGTTTTGTTTTTCGGTACGATCGCCAAACGCAAGGTCCAGCATATCTTCGTCGCTAACTGGTTCTTCGCAGCGTTCATAATCGTCATCGCGATGATCTTTATCGTGAACAACCTTGCGATGCCAGCGTCATTGATGAAGTCTTATTCCGTGTTTGCGGGGGCGCAAGATGCCATTGTTCAATGGTGGTGGGGTCACAATGCAGTAGGCTTTCTCCTTACCGCAGGTGTCATTGGGATGAATTATTACTTCATCCCTAAGGTCGCAGACAGACCCATCTACTCATATAGACTGTCCATCATTCACTTCTGGGGATTGGTCGGCTTCTACACTTGGGCGGGCACGCATCATCTCATCTATTCTTCGGTACCGGTCTGGGTACAAAATATAGGTATCGTGATGTCGCTGATCCTCTGGCTTCCCTCATGGGCGGGGGCGTTCAACAGTGCGATGACCTTGCTACAAAATAAGCAGAAGCTCAAAACAGATTACATCATGCTGTTTTTCTTCTCTGCGATTCTCTATTACTGCTTAGCGACCTTTGAAGGGCCACTTCTTGCCATCCGTTGGTTCAACATGATTGCTCACAACAGTGAGTGGGTGATTGGGCATGTTCACTCCGGTGCCTTGGGTTGGGTAGGCATGTCGGGGATAGCGGTTTTTTACTTCTTCATACCACGTTTGTGGGGCAAGACAGAGCTATGGTCACCGCGACTCATTAAGTGGCATTTTTGGTTAGCGCACGCAGGCGTTGCCTTGTACGCCATCGCGCTTTGGGTAGCGGGTATTGGTGAAGGCGTTATGTGGCTAGCGCAAGGTGAGAATGGTGAGTTGCAATATAGTTTCGTTGAAGCGATGAACTTTAAAGCGCCTTGGCTATTCCTACGTTTCTTTGGCGGGGCGTTATTTGTGCTTGGCTTGTTCTTGATGGCGATAAATCTTTACAAAACAGTGCGAGCACCTGCTGCTCTTGTAACTAAGGAGGCGTGA
- a CDS encoding cbb3-type cytochrome c oxidase subunit II, translated as MNADFTKSLVILIVSTAVVASFSILVWVLPNLLRTPELVAESQAKPLTAIEVAGRDIYISEGCHVCHTQMVRPLEPETKRNGRANQESDDIYEFPNLWGSKRTGPDLTNLGRKYSDQWHEIHLIDPRRVIPTSIMPAYPWLFEQVLSGDDITGKMETLRALGVPYTEDEIANARLQVRGKTKGEALIHYLQSLGVDTAEEGL; from the coding sequence ATGAATGCGGATTTTACAAAATCACTCGTCATATTGATTGTATCGACAGCGGTCGTTGCCTCTTTCTCTATTTTGGTTTGGGTGTTACCCAACTTGCTAAGAACGCCTGAGTTAGTCGCTGAGAGCCAAGCTAAACCACTGACCGCAATCGAAGTGGCAGGGCGAGATATTTACATCAGTGAAGGGTGCCATGTGTGCCACACTCAGATGGTGCGCCCTTTGGAGCCGGAGACCAAGCGCAACGGCAGAGCAAACCAGGAGTCTGACGACATCTATGAATTTCCAAACCTGTGGGGCTCAAAACGAACTGGTCCTGATCTCACGAACTTAGGTCGCAAATATTCCGACCAATGGCACGAAATTCACCTTATCGACCCACGTAGAGTCATCCCAACCTCGATAATGCCAGCGTACCCTTGGCTGTTTGAGCAAGTACTCTCTGGTGATGACATTACTGGCAAAATGGAAACGCTGCGTGCATTAGGTGTGCCTTACACCGAAGATGAAATCGCGAATGCCCGACTGCAAGTAAGAGGCAAGACCAAAGGCGAGGCATTGATCCATTATCTTCAAAGTCTTGGTGTTGATACCGCAGAGGAGGGACTGTAA
- a CDS encoding c-type cytochrome has protein sequence MIKPVTLLSLQLALGSLVLSPLVAADERFKIGEQKSKTCMTCHGDNGISSIESYPNLRGQKMAYLITSLKAYQTRERSGGLAVLMQQQADALSDQDISDIAYYYSKLGTEADKQ, from the coding sequence ATGATCAAACCCGTCACACTCCTATCTCTTCAACTAGCGTTAGGGTCGCTGGTGTTATCACCATTGGTCGCTGCAGATGAGCGATTTAAGATTGGTGAACAAAAATCCAAGACCTGCATGACCTGCCATGGTGACAATGGCATATCCAGCATAGAGTCTTACCCGAATCTTCGTGGGCAAAAGATGGCCTACCTCATCACATCGTTAAAGGCTTATCAAACCAGAGAACGCAGCGGAGGCTTGGCGGTATTAATGCAGCAGCAAGCTGACGCGCTCAGTGATCAAGACATCAGCGATATCGCTTATTACTACTCAAAACTTGGCACAGAAGCCGACAAGCAGTGA
- a CDS encoding peptide MFS transporter, whose amino-acid sequence MWNKLNKSMMFCQMMFGLSFYGVMVILTRFFLENLDYSEADTMMVVGAFSSIGPLFAIAGGFIADKFLGAYRSLTIAYLGFTCGYVLLVLGASTVNIPMSLAGIALASYGRGLMSPSYPSLYKRTFKSQEDFENGYPVNYSVNNVGALLGQYLFPMFVLVIGFYGSFALSGILAFAALFMLFTFRKQLQGVGTDIDKAPVSTANWIKFGITSVAMIGMVFFMFSNMDIGKNIVYAIGLAAIGYFISLMFKAERADALRMGTIIIVTVLTTAFFVYYGQMMTSMTMVTINTMRGDLFGLIPIAPEASMSMNPLWCIVAGPVIAATFSGLEKRNIHFTTATKIGFSFILTAIAFGILAFAVKNVGEDVIIRPEIFLVIHFFQAFAEVIVGSLVVAFILSVAPKHIENFSVSLFSVAIALSGIVGAVFSTSIAAEKGQEITQEFVQTVYGDYFGMLTMLAVVMVLVALVSSIAIRKMLAAADEHQPEVELTEAEG is encoded by the coding sequence ATGTGGAATAAACTCAACAAATCCATGATGTTCTGTCAGATGATGTTTGGTCTGTCGTTCTATGGCGTTATGGTCATTCTTACTCGCTTCTTTCTAGAAAATCTAGATTACAGCGAAGCCGATACAATGATGGTTGTCGGTGCCTTCTCCTCGATCGGGCCACTGTTTGCTATTGCTGGCGGCTTTATTGCGGATAAATTCTTGGGCGCTTACCGCTCCCTCACTATCGCTTATTTAGGCTTTACCTGCGGCTACGTACTACTTGTACTCGGTGCTTCGACCGTGAACATTCCAATGAGTCTTGCCGGTATCGCATTAGCCAGTTATGGACGTGGCTTGATGTCTCCTTCTTACCCAAGCCTTTACAAGCGCACGTTTAAAAGCCAAGAAGACTTTGAGAATGGCTATCCAGTAAACTACTCCGTGAACAATGTAGGCGCACTGCTGGGTCAATATCTGTTCCCTATGTTTGTGCTTGTCATCGGGTTCTATGGAAGCTTTGCACTGTCGGGCATTTTAGCCTTTGCCGCTCTATTTATGCTATTTACCTTTAGGAAGCAGCTGCAAGGCGTCGGCACCGACATCGATAAAGCGCCTGTATCGACCGCTAACTGGATCAAATTTGGCATTACTTCCGTGGCAATGATTGGCATGGTGTTTTTCATGTTCTCAAACATGGATATTGGTAAGAACATCGTTTACGCCATCGGCTTAGCCGCTATCGGTTACTTTATCTCTTTGATGTTCAAAGCTGAGAGAGCAGACGCCTTGCGCATGGGCACCATTATCATCGTGACCGTGCTAACTACAGCCTTCTTTGTCTACTACGGTCAGATGATGACCTCTATGACCATGGTCACCATCAACACAATGCGCGGTGATCTATTCGGTCTTATCCCTATTGCACCAGAAGCCTCGATGTCGATGAACCCACTATGGTGTATTGTCGCTGGTCCAGTGATCGCAGCGACCTTCTCAGGTCTTGAAAAGCGTAATATTCACTTTACCACCGCGACCAAGATCGGCTTCTCATTCATTCTGACGGCAATTGCGTTTGGTATCCTTGCGTTTGCAGTTAAAAACGTCGGTGAAGACGTAATTATTCGTCCAGAAATCTTCCTAGTAATCCACTTCTTCCAAGCATTTGCTGAAGTGATTGTAGGCTCTCTAGTCGTTGCCTTTATCCTGTCTGTTGCGCCTAAGCATATTGAGAACTTCTCTGTTAGTCTGTTCTCGGTGGCGATTGCACTATCAGGTATTGTTGGCGCCGTGTTCTCGACATCGATCGCGGCAGAGAAAGGACAAGAGATCACTCAGGAGTTTGTACAAACCGTCTATGGTGACTATTTCGGAATGCTCACAATGCTCGCTGTTGTGATGGTTCTGGTAGCCTTGGTCTCTTCCATCGCTATTCGTAAAATGCTCGCCGCCGCAGACGAGCATCAGCCGGAAGTGGAGCTTACGGAAGCAGAAGGCTAG
- a CDS encoding efflux RND transporter permease subunit has protein sequence MKVIHAITNTRLLILITALLIVSGFAAFSSLPRAEDPIISNRFANVTTSFPGASAERVETLVTEVVENKLRELSEVKLLTSTSRPGVSIVTIELKDEITEPDPVWSKARDKLSDVEPFLPSGTAPPDLDSDHTYAFTVITALTWAGPGDVDVLTLGRYAKELAKRLRTLSGTEFVDEYAMPEEEIQVNLRTADTAAFGSSSIQIGDSLSGADAKNSAGQLVSHFSRFGLEIESELDSIERIKQVPLVVAKNGHIIRVEDIATVTRSQKTPESEVAIIDGEPGVIVAARMEPTLRVDQWTARAKATIESFERDLPSNVNVTILFDQQGYTTTRLVDLGESLLIGFTLILIVLFITLGVRAAILVAIALPLTCMLTLSLMKMTAIPINQMSVTGLIVALGIMVDNAVVMVDTIQSYRLKGQARLEATMNAISHLWVPLLGSTLTTILAFAPIFLMPGATGEFVGAIAITVSFSLVGSYILSHTVIAGFATMLLPSHASGDHWYNTGLRIPALTKWFSESVRLAIKHPAISLLLVLTVPITGYWSISQLTEQFFPPSDRDMFEVQVYLPPQASLYATQAITEEVDAVIRSYDGVERVDWLVGANFPSFYYNLQATQNNAPYFSQAMVKMDNFQLANELIPELQTRLNRELPAAQILVRKLEQGPPFRAPIELRVYGENLDVLKSIGEDVRLILANTPHVTHTRETLQPGTPKVWLKVDEDTAKLNGISLNQFANMLQATLVGRETGSVTEGSESIPIRVRVANEERENLSHLGNLRLPISSEVYTTGVSVSTLADLELTTSRGAITRRNGERVNTIEGYIQAGVLPQTVLNEFQTRLESYNLPAGYRIDFGGESAERDRSVALLISNISVVVVLMILVVVMSFNSFRLSSIIFMVAGLAGGLGLLSVWLFGYPFGFTVIIAMLGIMGLAINAAIVILAELRLDKDASEGDIDASVDAVMSCTRHITSTTITTVGGFMPLIIAGGGFWPPFAVAIAGGTVLTTLLSFYFVPVMYRLMVKKRKPQIVSSA, from the coding sequence ATGAAGGTTATTCACGCCATAACGAATACTCGGCTTCTGATTCTCATCACTGCACTGCTCATTGTGAGTGGCTTTGCGGCTTTTTCCTCTTTGCCGCGTGCCGAAGACCCCATCATCAGTAACCGATTTGCCAATGTCACCACCAGCTTTCCCGGCGCTAGTGCAGAGCGAGTAGAAACACTCGTTACTGAAGTCGTTGAGAACAAGCTACGTGAACTGAGCGAAGTTAAGCTGCTCACCTCTACCTCCAGACCTGGTGTCTCTATTGTCACCATCGAGCTCAAGGATGAAATCACAGAGCCAGATCCTGTGTGGTCAAAGGCCAGAGACAAGCTCTCGGATGTCGAGCCTTTCCTGCCTTCAGGAACGGCCCCTCCCGATCTTGATAGTGACCACACCTATGCCTTCACCGTTATCACTGCATTAACTTGGGCAGGCCCAGGTGACGTCGATGTTTTAACTTTGGGGCGCTACGCCAAAGAGTTGGCTAAAAGACTTCGAACCCTCTCAGGTACGGAGTTCGTTGATGAGTACGCGATGCCTGAAGAAGAGATTCAGGTCAACTTAAGGACCGCAGACACCGCTGCATTTGGATCTTCAAGCATCCAAATAGGTGATAGCTTAAGTGGTGCAGATGCGAAAAACTCCGCGGGACAGCTCGTCAGTCATTTTTCTCGGTTTGGACTAGAAATAGAGTCTGAACTTGACTCTATAGAGCGTATTAAGCAGGTGCCATTGGTTGTCGCTAAAAACGGTCATATCATTCGAGTTGAGGACATTGCAACGGTCACTCGAAGCCAGAAAACACCAGAAAGTGAAGTTGCCATTATCGATGGTGAGCCTGGCGTGATCGTTGCTGCGAGAATGGAGCCAACACTTCGAGTTGATCAATGGACAGCTCGCGCTAAAGCCACTATTGAGAGTTTTGAACGAGATCTTCCAAGCAACGTAAACGTCACCATCTTATTTGACCAGCAAGGCTACACCACGACTCGCCTCGTCGACTTGGGTGAAAGCCTGCTTATCGGTTTTACGCTGATCCTCATCGTGCTCTTTATCACTCTTGGTGTTCGAGCCGCAATACTTGTCGCCATCGCTCTCCCCCTCACCTGCATGCTTACGCTGTCATTGATGAAAATGACCGCGATCCCAATCAATCAGATGTCAGTGACAGGCTTGATCGTTGCGCTGGGCATTATGGTCGACAACGCCGTGGTTATGGTCGATACCATCCAAAGTTATCGACTCAAGGGGCAGGCTAGGCTAGAGGCGACAATGAATGCCATCTCGCATTTATGGGTTCCGCTGTTAGGCTCAACGCTCACCACCATTCTCGCCTTTGCTCCAATCTTCCTAATGCCCGGCGCCACAGGTGAGTTTGTTGGTGCCATTGCGATTACGGTGTCATTCTCACTCGTCGGTTCCTATATTTTATCTCACACGGTAATAGCGGGATTTGCGACAATGCTATTACCTAGTCACGCATCCGGTGACCATTGGTATAACACGGGATTGCGTATACCTGCCTTGACTAAGTGGTTTAGTGAGTCCGTTCGACTGGCGATTAAGCACCCTGCGATATCATTATTGTTAGTGTTAACGGTCCCTATTACAGGCTATTGGAGCATATCTCAGCTTACCGAACAGTTCTTCCCGCCATCGGATAGAGACATGTTTGAGGTTCAGGTATATTTGCCACCTCAAGCAAGTTTGTATGCCACGCAAGCCATAACCGAGGAGGTTGATGCCGTTATCCGCTCTTATGACGGCGTTGAACGTGTCGATTGGTTGGTAGGCGCTAACTTTCCATCCTTTTACTATAACCTGCAAGCAACGCAAAACAACGCGCCCTATTTCTCGCAGGCGATGGTGAAAATGGATAACTTCCAACTCGCCAATGAACTGATTCCAGAGCTACAGACGAGACTTAATAGAGAGTTGCCTGCAGCGCAAATTCTAGTTCGTAAGCTAGAGCAAGGACCTCCGTTTAGAGCACCTATTGAGCTGCGTGTGTATGGCGAAAACCTGGATGTACTTAAATCCATTGGTGAAGATGTTCGCCTTATACTCGCTAATACTCCTCATGTCACTCACACAAGGGAAACACTACAGCCTGGAACACCTAAGGTTTGGCTAAAAGTCGACGAGGATACCGCCAAACTCAATGGTATTTCGCTTAATCAATTCGCCAACATGCTACAAGCCACTCTTGTGGGCAGAGAAACGGGCTCAGTCACTGAGGGCTCTGAGTCGATTCCAATCAGGGTACGAGTCGCAAATGAAGAGCGTGAAAATCTCTCTCACCTTGGTAATCTGCGTTTACCTATCTCTTCAGAGGTATACACGACCGGCGTCAGTGTGTCGACGCTCGCTGACCTTGAGTTAACCACCAGCCGTGGCGCTATCACAAGACGAAATGGCGAACGCGTTAACACAATTGAGGGTTATATTCAGGCAGGTGTGCTTCCACAAACTGTACTTAATGAATTTCAGACTCGACTCGAGTCTTATAACTTGCCCGCTGGCTATCGCATCGATTTTGGTGGTGAGTCCGCAGAGCGTGATCGCTCCGTCGCCTTACTGATCTCAAACATCTCAGTGGTTGTGGTCTTGATGATCTTAGTGGTTGTGATGTCGTTTAACTCATTCAGGCTAAGCTCGATCATCTTTATGGTTGCCGGTTTAGCGGGCGGTTTAGGTCTGCTCTCTGTTTGGCTGTTTGGCTATCCATTTGGCTTCACCGTGATCATTGCCATGCTCGGTATCATGGGTCTAGCGATCAATGCCGCGATTGTCATTTTGGCAGAGCTAAGATTAGATAAAGACGCGTCCGAGGGTGATATTGATGCATCGGTCGATGCGGTCATGTCATGCACTCGACACATTACTTCAACAACCATTACGACCGTGGGCGGATTTATGCCATTAATCATTGCAGGCGGTGGTTTCTGGCCCCCATTTGCAGTGGCGATCGCAGGTGGTACGGTATTAACCACCTTACTGTCGTTCTACTTTGTCCCCGTCATGTACCGATTAATGGTAAAAAAGCGCAAGCCTCAAATTGTCTCTAGCGCCTAA
- a CDS encoding c-type cytochrome, with the protein MSSFWSWWAAICTIIFFILMVGVIVKYWRSNHLADKDKVLDTFDGIDENDAPPPKILFVSYFAAFAISFGYLIFYPGIGSWSGLMNYDQSEDKLSRPSTSLDEQFESVQDTSLVSLASNNEIVSSGRMLFQTHCAACHRDNAQGAKHFPNLIDNEWMYGGSDEAIIHSIELGRNGAMPGWIDVLRPDEISKISYYLASLNQRHTDVPEVKVELGKELFIKTCSSCHGDGRLVNTETGVPDLSDNIWLHGGSIEEIQHTIRAGLNNVMPAFGGQLSQNEILALGAYITYARLQSDQRLASLDAEAVTRGEYLAHAGDCVACHSAEGGEPFAGGLPFVTPFGTIYSTNITPHVTEGIGSYDYEDFRAALVDGKGKHGYLYPAMPFTSYQYVTEQDMRDMWEYMQSIAAVARRNDTNEMMFPANIRLGLLAWDIVFADRTPMNYDLPTELQGKVEDVDKWQRGKYWVAGLGHCSECHTPRNIAQALDNDRIFQGNLIDGWNAPDITAEELYVDGWDLKSLTDFLHTGHSDKGTAFAGMADVIKNSLSLMTREDIESMSYYLLAGDTNNMISETAVVLQPKGFDDAAYAEEIYATYNQTCGACHGADGKGRDPIAPTLLNNGIIMHSDPFNTIAVTIRGLQPTYLDKDRNFMPMASFEDVLSDKKLADLITFVRLHLGAREEPVTESDVREVREMLEKAGYSGGLHVTPEMYDQRDTRINVN; encoded by the coding sequence ATGAGTAGCTTCTGGAGCTGGTGGGCAGCTATCTGCACCATTATTTTCTTTATTCTGATGGTCGGCGTCATTGTTAAGTATTGGCGCAGCAATCATTTGGCAGACAAAGATAAGGTGTTAGATACCTTTGATGGTATCGATGAGAACGACGCACCGCCACCTAAGATTTTGTTTGTCTCTTATTTTGCTGCGTTTGCGATATCGTTTGGTTATCTCATTTTCTACCCAGGAATTGGCAGTTGGTCTGGTCTAATGAATTATGATCAGTCCGAAGATAAACTCAGTCGTCCATCGACTTCGCTTGATGAGCAATTTGAAAGTGTACAAGACACCTCGCTAGTATCGCTTGCTAGCAACAACGAGATTGTGTCGTCTGGACGTATGTTGTTTCAAACTCACTGTGCCGCTTGCCATAGAGACAATGCTCAGGGTGCTAAGCATTTCCCAAACCTTATTGATAATGAATGGATGTACGGTGGATCAGATGAGGCGATTATTCACTCCATTGAGTTAGGCCGAAACGGTGCGATGCCCGGTTGGATAGATGTACTTCGACCTGATGAAATATCAAAGATCTCTTATTATTTAGCATCTTTGAATCAACGCCATACTGATGTCCCTGAGGTGAAAGTCGAGTTGGGTAAAGAGCTGTTCATAAAAACCTGCTCATCTTGTCACGGTGACGGAAGGTTGGTTAATACCGAAACGGGCGTACCTGACCTCTCTGACAACATCTGGCTACACGGAGGCAGTATTGAGGAGATCCAACATACGATCAGAGCAGGACTCAATAACGTGATGCCAGCCTTTGGTGGGCAGCTTTCACAAAACGAAATTTTAGCGCTCGGTGCTTACATCACCTACGCACGGCTTCAAAGTGACCAACGACTTGCCTCTCTAGATGCAGAAGCGGTTACGAGAGGGGAGTATCTCGCCCACGCCGGTGACTGCGTAGCCTGTCATAGCGCAGAGGGAGGAGAGCCATTCGCTGGAGGCCTACCTTTTGTCACGCCATTTGGCACCATCTACTCGACCAACATTACCCCGCATGTGACTGAAGGGATAGGCAGTTACGATTATGAGGATTTTCGCGCAGCGTTGGTTGATGGGAAGGGCAAACATGGATACCTATATCCCGCAATGCCGTTTACCTCATATCAATACGTAACAGAGCAAGACATGCGGGATATGTGGGAGTATATGCAATCTATCGCGGCAGTTGCTCGCCGTAATGACACCAATGAAATGATGTTCCCCGCCAACATACGATTGGGTTTGCTCGCTTGGGATATTGTGTTTGCTGACAGAACGCCAATGAACTACGACCTGCCGACAGAACTGCAAGGCAAGGTGGAGGATGTTGATAAGTGGCAGAGGGGCAAATATTGGGTCGCAGGGCTTGGGCATTGTTCAGAATGTCACACGCCGCGCAACATTGCGCAGGCGCTAGATAATGATCGCATCTTTCAGGGTAATCTCATCGACGGATGGAATGCGCCCGATATTACGGCAGAGGAACTCTATGTTGATGGCTGGGATCTCAAGTCATTAACTGACTTCCTCCATACCGGACATTCAGATAAAGGAACGGCCTTTGCGGGCATGGCGGATGTAATTAAAAATAGCCTTAGTTTGATGACCCGAGAAGACATTGAGTCTATGTCGTATTATTTGCTGGCTGGCGATACCAACAACATGATTAGCGAGACCGCTGTTGTCTTGCAGCCAAAAGGGTTTGATGACGCCGCGTATGCAGAGGAAATCTACGCTACGTACAACCAAACATGCGGTGCTTGCCACGGTGCGGATGGCAAAGGGCGAGACCCGATTGCTCCGACATTGCTAAACAACGGGATAATCATGCACAGTGATCCGTTCAATACAATAGCGGTGACAATTCGAGGGCTTCAGCCAACTTACCTCGATAAGGATCGTAACTTCATGCCAATGGCGAGCTTCGAAGATGTGCTCTCAGATAAAAAGCTGGCAGATCTCATCACCTTCGTGCGACTGCACTTAGGGGCAAGAGAAGAGCCGGTCACTGAGAGCGATGTAAGAGAGGTTCGAGAAATGCTAGAAAAAGCGGGTTATTCGGGAGGCTTGCACGTCACTCCGGAGATGTATGACCAGAGAGATACACGCATCAATGTGAATTGA